From one Trachemys scripta elegans isolate TJP31775 chromosome 14, CAS_Tse_1.0, whole genome shotgun sequence genomic stretch:
- the CCDC105 gene encoding coiled-coil domain-containing protein 105 yields the protein MGPPAELLRGRAGPEAWRNEAKATVRAAQQLRGRCWREAVAQWRPPHPSGQPQETPYERRTRLQGWRFKLDVTAAGETLEKPPEGPGITLWKSKMKPPPWVSQLPLPCFRDHCASQSNGLAARYASAVRLVVSRLRQALTELNEQAKRLNLARQRLDAALAKVRTALLTNQQSALVREHRPPAEQAPDQVDALLRWEHKELQRLKVELQGDMDMSEAHLKALGKCQQTLGMLCQERGQVLELLGQPLRMVLLEAERESWLSLSRPPSPFVMRNPTPEPSPVGPYTPECAAAIEEARCLTLRSKEVLATLRAATAQATASRHQAQEALDGSLQRKMDETLVLKDRLYMALGGMRSTLNRCQRFHGELGITQGMTMGPESSQYLEAREKLTRPLVRVYQRHVGTQLPEAQILTQGSVLLERSMQKAAANVQQMQATQRHLHTSIRDKQTGFHVDASVQRLRRHRMHPRSNLEEARQLLCS from the exons ATGGGGCCCCCCGCTGAGCTGCTGCGGGGCCGGGCGGGCCCGGAGGCCTGGCGCAATGAGGCCAAGGCCACGGTGCGGGCGGCGCAGCAGCTGCGGGGGCGCTGCTGGCGGGAGGCGGTGGCACAGTGGCGCCCACCGCACCCCTCAGGCCAGCCCCAGGAGACACCCTACGAGCGCCGCACACGGCTGCAGGGCTGGCGCTTCAAGCTGGACGTGACGGCGGCTGGTGAGACGCTGGAGAAGCCGCCCGAGGGGCCAGGCATCACGCTGTGGAAGAGCAAGATGAAGCCCCCACCCTGGGTGAgccagctgcccctgccctgcttccgGGACCACTGCGCCAGCCAGAGCAACGGGCTGGCTGCCCGCTACGCCAGTGCCGTGCGCCTGGTGGTCAGCCGGCTGCGCCAGGCGCTCACCGAGCTCAATGAGCAGGCCAAGCGCCTCAACCTAGCACGCCAGCGCCTCGATGCTGCCCTCGCCAAGGTGCGCACTGCGCTGCTCACCAACCAGCAGAGTGCCCTGGTGCGCGAGCaccggcccccagccgagcag GCCCCAGACCAAGTGGACGCACTGCTGCGGTGGGAACACAAGGAGCTGCAGAGGCTGAAggtggagctgcagggggacaTGGACATGTCGGAGGCGCACCTCAAG GCGTTGGGCAAGTGCCAGCAAACCCTGGGCATGCTGTGCCAGGAGCGGGGACAGGTGCTGGAGCTGTTGGGGCAGCCGCTGCGCATGGTGCTGCTGGAAGCCGAGCGCGAGTCCTGGCTCAGCCTGAGTCGTCCCCCGTCCCCCTTCGTAATGAGGaaccccaccccggagcccagcCCTGTCGGGCCGTACACGCCAG AGTGCGCGGCGGCCATTGAGGAGGCACGGTGCCTGACCCTGCGCTCCAAGGAGGTGCTGGCCACGCTCAGGGCAGCCACAGCCCAGGCCACGGCCTCGCGCCACCAGGCCCAGGAGGCCTTAGATGGCAGCCTGCAGCGCAAGATGGATGAGACCCTGGTGCTCAAG GATCGTCTCTACATGGCTTTGGGGGGCATGCGCAGCACCCTGAACCGCTGCCAGCGCTTCCACGGGGAGCTGGGCATCACCCAGGGCATGACCATG GGCCCTGAGTCCAGCCAGTACCTGGAGGCACGGGAGAAGCTGACTCGGCCCTTGGTGCGGGTGTACCAGCGCCATGTGGGCACCCAACtgcctgaggcccagatcctcacccAG GGCAGTGTGCTGCTGGAGCGCTCCATGCAGAAGGCGGCGGCCAACGTGCAGCAGATGCAGGCCACCCAGCGGCACCTGCACACCTCCATCCGTGACAAGCAGACGGGCTTCCACGTGGATGCCAGTGTGCAGCGCCTGCGCCGCCACCGCATGCACCCCCGCAGCAACCTGGAGGAGGCccgccagctgctctgctcctag